One window of Magallana gigas chromosome 2, xbMagGiga1.1, whole genome shotgun sequence genomic DNA carries:
- the LOC117681463 gene encoding toll-like receptor 4 isoform X3, which translates to MSHFLRNPSCLLVQTTKRRRYETLSTRTKSQFQWMNMEIICIILLMITSYVHAEVTCTNDANCLYSYATTLSVDCSSRDLKIPPCFNKTSDIVAINLRNNKFHHVPDNMPRNIEFLDLSHNNISDNTSLQKYKRLRHLNLDCNNIKADSFQNVTRMSNLQFLSLKGNFKDFDGYPNNLLAGFVSLYHLRINGLPQGNFADMFPNKAYSLKILDVSGFDGSCSISRLNGSMFDKFNLTHLNLSHCNLMHIEKGSVASQRHLQFLDASYNERLGFRGFQSIAHDLQNSTIKVLKLKKVHCTFGLGTILLLNHTAYLNKTLLEELYLDSNRLEIIETGVITYHLPKSLRFLSLGDNKLDNGIYVLEVSALQNLQTLNTGHMEC; encoded by the exons GGATGAACATGGAAATCATCTGTATTATTTTGCTGATGATAACTTCGTATGTTCATGCGGAAGTGACATGCACCAATGACGCAAACTgtttgtattcctacgccacaACACTGTCCGTGGATTGTTCATCACGTGATCTGAAAATTCCTCCTTGTTTCAACAAAACTTCCGACATAGTGGCCATTAACCTGCGAAACAACAAATTCCATCATGTTCCAGACAATATGCCAAGGAATATAGAATTTCTTGATTTATCCCATAATAACATCTCAGATAATACAAGTCTGCAAAAATACAAACGATTGCGACATCTTAATCTGGACTGCAACAACATTAAAGCCGATTCTTTTCAAAATGTGACTAGAATGTCAAATTTACAGTTTTTATCCCTAAAAGgtaatttcaaagattttgatGGCTATCCGAACAACTTACTCGCAGGATTTGTTTCATTATATCATCTGCGTATTAATGGGCTTCCTCAAGGAAATTTCGCGGACATGTTTCCAAACAAAGCTTACAGCTTAAAAATCCTTGATGTCTCCGGATTTGACGGGTCTTGCAGTATATCTCGATTAAATGGGTCAATGTTTGATAAATTCAATTTGACACACTTAAATTTATCTCATTGTAATTTGATGCATATTGAGAAAGGTTCCGTGGCTTCTCAGAGACATTTGCAATTTTTAGATGCTTCATATAACGAACGACTTGGATTCAGAGGTTTCCAAAGCATAGCACATGACCTTCAGAACAgtacaatcaaagtactgaaacttAAAAAGGTCCACTGTACGTTCGGACTAGGCACCATCTTACTTCTGAACCACACGGCTTACTTGAACAAAACCCTACTCGAAGAGTTGTATTTAGACAGTAACAGACTCGAGATCATAGAAACGGGGGTTATTACGTATCATCTGCCTAAGTCTTTAAGATTCTTGTCTTTGGGAGATAATAAGCTGGACAACGGTATTTACGTCCTAGAGGTTTCTGCCTTGCAAAACCTCCAGACTCTTAAT ACTGGACACATGGAATGTTGA
- the LOC117681463 gene encoding toll-like receptor 4 isoform X2 — MNMEIICIILLMITSYVHAEVTCTNDANCLYSYATTLSVDCSSRDLKIPPCFNKTSDIVAINLRNNKFHHVPDNMPRNIEFLDLSHNNISDNTSLQKYKRLRHLNLDCNNIKADSFQNVTRMSNLQFLSLKGNFKDFDGYPNNLLAGFVSLYHLRINGLPQGNFADMFPNKAYSLKILDVSGFDGSCSISRLNGSMFDKFNLTHLNLSHCNLMHIEKGSVASQRHLQFLDASYNERLGFRGFQSIAHDLQNSTIKVLKLKKVHCTFGLGTILLLNHTAYLNKTLLEELYLDSNRLEIIETGVITYHLPKSLRFLSLGDNKLDNGIYVLEVSALQNLQTLNVSFQIFSHNNYFEGCYDYHQSCHISPESKMNTNEGERGEYPRYFNSVSSGFSLKPPKFTFYFPKNLTTILANNMKLQFSVGELFFGQCNITHIHFQNNFIYEMNGPTSGCNKLMYIDFSNNYCRNFTPHMLKIQTQLKVLNFSRNDLGHIFQNDNKGEMLGSNLKLAVLSLHDNKITTLPRNVFINNSMIKILNVSHNRLDTWNVDLRHMHQLQLFDLSYNLISELNESTIDLLPKHTQFNISFLGNPLSCVCKNLFFFNWIHNNDLSRFIRLSETKCVYNNGSSLPLRNLPEILDILRKDCSSYSVIIILASSFICITTSFIVYRIIYRYRWKILYLYYLIKRVIFPENKKTIRKKFYESDVFISYADKQRGFVVNMAKELENKGFKVRIHDRDFIPGVDIAENITIAIHSSRRIILIMTSDFLKSQWCMFELNMARMESLYSREGVNCLLIILLEKSVVKEMPRSLLDIIESKSYLEYPDDNDDNDSLQSLSVFWRNLEDAVSDTEHNQEIVNDG, encoded by the coding sequence ATGAACATGGAAATCATCTGTATTATTTTGCTGATGATAACTTCGTATGTTCATGCGGAAGTGACATGCACCAATGACGCAAACTgtttgtattcctacgccacaACACTGTCCGTGGATTGTTCATCACGTGATCTGAAAATTCCTCCTTGTTTCAACAAAACTTCCGACATAGTGGCCATTAACCTGCGAAACAACAAATTCCATCATGTTCCAGACAATATGCCAAGGAATATAGAATTTCTTGATTTATCCCATAATAACATCTCAGATAATACAAGTCTGCAAAAATACAAACGATTGCGACATCTTAATCTGGACTGCAACAACATTAAAGCCGATTCTTTTCAAAATGTGACTAGAATGTCAAATTTACAGTTTTTATCCCTAAAAGgtaatttcaaagattttgatGGCTATCCGAACAACTTACTCGCAGGATTTGTTTCATTATATCATCTGCGTATTAATGGGCTTCCTCAAGGAAATTTCGCGGACATGTTTCCAAACAAAGCTTACAGCTTAAAAATCCTTGATGTCTCCGGATTTGACGGGTCTTGCAGTATATCTCGATTAAATGGGTCAATGTTTGATAAATTCAATTTGACACACTTAAATTTATCTCATTGTAATTTGATGCATATTGAGAAAGGTTCCGTGGCTTCTCAGAGACATTTGCAATTTTTAGATGCTTCATATAACGAACGACTTGGATTCAGAGGTTTCCAAAGCATAGCACATGACCTTCAGAACAgtacaatcaaagtactgaaacttAAAAAGGTCCACTGTACGTTCGGACTAGGCACCATCTTACTTCTGAACCACACGGCTTACTTGAACAAAACCCTACTCGAAGAGTTGTATTTAGACAGTAACAGACTCGAGATCATAGAAACGGGGGTTATTACGTATCATCTGCCTAAGTCTTTAAGATTCTTGTCTTTGGGAGATAATAAGCTGGACAACGGTATTTACGTCCTAGAGGTTTCTGCCTTGCAAAACCTCCAGACTCTTAATGTgagttttcaaatattttcacatAATAATTACTTCGAAGGTTGCTATGATTACCATCAATCATGTCACATCTCACCAGAATCGAAAATGAACACGAATGAGGGTGAAAGAGGCGAATATCCTCGGTACTTTAACAGCGTTTCATCAGGATTCTCTTTAAAGCCTCCCAAATTTACCTTTTACTTTCCCAAAAATTTGACAACAATATTAGCAAATAACATGAAGTTACAATTTTCCGTGGGTGAACTGTTTTTTGGACAGTGCAATATTACACATATTCACTTTCAGAacaattttatatatgaaatgaacGGTCCAACGTCAGGGTGTAATAAACTTATGTATATAGATTTCTCGAACAATTATTGTAGAAATTTTACACCGCatatgttaaaaattcaaacccaACTAAAGGTGCTCAACTTTTCTCGAAATGATTTGGGTCACATATTCCAGAACGATAACAAAGGTGAGATGTTGGGGAGCAACCTCAAGTTGGCTGTCTTGAGTTTACACGATAACAAAATAACTACTTTACCTcgaaatgtatttattaacaaCTCAATGATAAAAATTCTTAATGTTTCACACAACAGACTGGACACATGGAATGTTGACCTTCGACATATGCACCAGCTCCAACTTTTTGATCTGTCGTACAATCTGATATCTGAGCTCAACGAATCGACGATCGACTTATTACCAAAACACACGCAATTTAATATCAGTTTCCTAGGAAACCCATTGTCCTGTGTATGCAAGAACctattcttttttaattggATACACAATAACGATCTGTCCAGATTTATTCGCCTCTctgaaacaaaatgtgtttacaaTAACGGATCCAGCTTACCACTTCGGAACCTGCCTGAAATTCTAGATATATTAAGAAAGGATTGTTCCTCCTATAGCGTAATTATTATATTGGCATCTTCATTCATTTGCATCACCACAAGTTTCATAGTTTATCGAATAATTTATCGGTACCGATGGAAAATATTGTACTTATACTACCTTATCAAGCGGGTCATATTTCCTGAAAATAAGAAAACTATTCGGAAAAAATTCTATGAATCTGATGTGTTTATATCATACGCTGACAAACAGAGAGGCTTTGTAGTAAACATGGCGAAGGAACTGGAAAACAAAGGATTCAAAGTTCGTATTCACGATCGTGATTTTATTCCAGGAGTTGATATAGCAGAGAATATTACGATCGCCATTCACAGCAGCAGACGTATAATTCTGATAATGACGTCAGACTTCCTCAAGTCTCAGTGGTGCATGTTCGAGTTAAAT